A single region of the Rhodopirellula bahusiensis genome encodes:
- a CDS encoding SDR family oxidoreductase — translation MMKVAITSASGHLGGAVVNAALPIVGQENVIGLARTPSKARSLGIEIRPGDYNSRSDLASSLEGIDHVLLVSGMDAPEKRIEQQRNVIEAAKQAGVRKIVYTSIQGAEDGTAFSPVVQSNRQTETDIRESGLDWVIGRNGIYIEPDVEYIDNYQQRGEIASCAGDGKCGYTTRPELAFAYAKMLTESKHNGHTYNLHGDAITQQQLTDSLNDAFGTQLTFRSMSVEEYRDDRTQELGEFLGNIIAGIYEGIRTGAVDNESHFVEAAGREHQSWEAYFDSLKSHSLA, via the coding sequence ATCATGAAAGTCGCAATCACTTCCGCCAGCGGCCACCTGGGTGGCGCAGTAGTCAACGCAGCGCTTCCAATCGTGGGCCAGGAAAACGTCATCGGACTGGCTCGGACTCCCAGCAAAGCCCGCTCGCTCGGGATTGAAATCCGACCGGGCGATTACAACTCGCGATCCGACCTTGCCAGCTCGCTCGAAGGCATCGACCACGTCTTGCTGGTGTCCGGAATGGATGCTCCCGAGAAACGCATCGAACAACAACGCAACGTCATCGAAGCGGCCAAGCAGGCGGGTGTCCGCAAGATCGTTTACACCAGCATTCAAGGTGCGGAGGACGGCACTGCGTTCTCACCCGTGGTGCAAAGCAACCGGCAAACCGAAACGGACATCCGTGAAAGTGGTCTGGATTGGGTGATCGGTCGCAACGGCATCTACATCGAGCCCGACGTGGAATACATCGACAATTACCAACAACGAGGCGAGATCGCAAGCTGCGCCGGGGATGGAAAATGCGGGTACACAACGCGTCCTGAACTCGCGTTTGCCTATGCGAAAATGTTGACGGAATCAAAACACAACGGGCACACTTACAACCTGCACGGTGACGCGATCACTCAACAGCAATTGACGGACTCCTTGAACGACGCGTTTGGAACCCAACTTACCTTTCGTTCCATGTCCGTCGAAGAATATCGCGACGACCGCACGCAAGAACTTGGCGAATTCCTGGGCAACATCATCGCTGGCATCTACGAAGGCATTCGCACCGGTGCGGTGGACAACGAAAGCCACTTTGTTGAGGCAGCCGGCCGCGAGCACCAGAGCTGGGAAGCGTATTTCGATTCTTTGAAGTCGCACTCGCTCGCATGA